In Fodinibius salicampi, a single genomic region encodes these proteins:
- a CDS encoding alkaline phosphatase family protein: MSVIFLFIDGVGLGEEIESNPFYQFEYKGFSALTGGKNFLKSTEVVNRVDHVFKAVDATLDVEGLPQSGTGQTALFSGENAAKEINKHFGPFPHSGIKPILRNDSLFIKAQRMNKSCHFINAYPEIFFKRARKRNRWSSTTLMAKSADLPLNSVTEIKKEKALTAGILQKAWREKLSIDVPEITAEMASNRLINQLINFDLVLFEYYLTDKAGHSKDMEVANHYLKIYDRFLCHLIENKPDEATIVLCSDHGNVEDLSVKTHTLNAVPLFVYGPGARHFTHATSIMDVTPGILRVLKEQS; this comes from the coding sequence ATGTCAGTTATATTTCTTTTTATCGATGGGGTAGGGCTGGGAGAAGAAATTGAAAGCAATCCCTTTTATCAATTTGAGTATAAAGGATTTTCTGCGCTAACCGGTGGAAAGAACTTTTTAAAAAGTACAGAAGTAGTAAATAGGGTGGATCATGTGTTTAAGGCAGTTGATGCAACCCTCGATGTAGAAGGACTGCCTCAAAGCGGTACGGGACAAACGGCACTATTCAGTGGTGAAAATGCTGCAAAAGAAATAAATAAGCATTTTGGCCCCTTTCCTCATTCAGGAATTAAACCCATACTCAGGAACGATAGCTTGTTTATTAAAGCCCAAAGGATGAATAAAAGCTGTCATTTCATAAATGCATATCCAGAAATTTTCTTTAAAAGGGCCCGGAAACGCAACCGTTGGAGCAGTACCACATTGATGGCAAAAAGTGCGGATCTACCGTTAAATAGTGTTACTGAGATAAAAAAAGAAAAGGCGTTGACTGCAGGTATTCTACAAAAAGCCTGGAGAGAAAAGTTAAGTATCGATGTCCCTGAAATAACGGCAGAAATGGCTTCAAACAGATTGATTAATCAGTTAATAAATTTTGATCTGGTTTTATTTGAATATTACCTGACGGATAAGGCGGGACATAGTAAGGATATGGAGGTCGCAAATCACTATTTGAAAATATACGATCGCTTTTTATGCCATTTAATTGAGAATAAGCCGGATGAGGCAACGATCGTTCTTTGTAGCGATCACGGAAACGTGGAAGATCTTTCGGTAAAAACACACACGTTGAATGCTGTTCCCCTTTTTGTGTACGGGCCTGGAGCCAGACACTTCACCCATGCAACAAGCATTATGGATGTAACTCCGGGTATTTTAAGAGTATTGAAGGAACAGAGTTAG
- a CDS encoding adenylate kinase has product MMRIIIFGPPGAGKGTQAKLISDEYNIPHLSTGEIFRSAIKNETPLGKEVKSILDTGDLVPDEKVVGLVEEELKKEKYEDGYVLDGFPRTVPQAKAFDKILKEKNKSLDAFLQLQVPEEELIDRILSRGEGRSDDTPEKIKNRLNVYWEETQPVLNYYQEQDVVRKVEGVGSIEEIFRRIKKALED; this is encoded by the coding sequence ATCATGCGTATCATCATATTTGGACCTCCCGGCGCGGGCAAAGGAACACAAGCGAAATTAATTAGTGACGAGTACAATATTCCTCACCTTTCAACAGGGGAGATCTTTCGTTCCGCCATCAAAAACGAGACTCCTCTTGGAAAAGAAGTTAAATCAATCCTTGATACAGGTGATTTGGTTCCCGATGAAAAGGTGGTGGGACTGGTTGAAGAGGAGCTTAAAAAGGAAAAATATGAGGATGGATACGTTCTGGATGGGTTTCCCCGCACCGTCCCTCAAGCTAAGGCGTTTGATAAGATCTTAAAAGAAAAGAACAAATCTCTGGACGCCTTTCTTCAGCTGCAAGTGCCCGAAGAGGAATTAATTGACCGTATATTAAGCCGCGGTGAAGGACGATCAGATGATACGCCCGAAAAAATAAAAAACCGACTCAATGTCTATTGGGAGGAAACCCAGCCGGTTCTTAACTACTACCAAGAGCAGGATGTGGTTAGAAAAGTGGAAGGAGTTGGCTCAATTGAAGAAATATTTAGGCGAATTAAAAAAGCACTTGAAGACTAA
- the dtd gene encoding D-aminoacyl-tRNA deacylase yields the protein MKIVLQRVSEASVWVNNEQIGSIKDGLMLLVGIHEEDTEQQMKWLSDKILKLRVFDDAEGKMNLSVQDIEGEILIVPQFTLYGDYEQGNRPSYFEAAGPDKAKKLYDKMVRYINNNCDLNIETGEFGAYMDVQLHNDGPVTLVLER from the coding sequence GTAAATAATGAGCAAATTGGATCCATAAAAGACGGCTTAATGCTATTGGTTGGGATACACGAAGAAGATACTGAGCAGCAGATGAAGTGGTTATCTGATAAAATTTTAAAGCTGAGAGTGTTTGATGATGCGGAAGGAAAAATGAATTTATCGGTACAGGATATTGAGGGAGAAATATTGATTGTACCTCAATTTACGCTGTATGGTGATTATGAGCAGGGTAACCGGCCCAGTTATTTTGAGGCGGCGGGACCGGATAAAGCAAAGAAATTATATGATAAAATGGTCCGTTATATAAATAATAATTGTGATCTGAATATAGAAACCGGAGAATTTGGGGCCTATATGGATGTACAATTACATAATGATGGTCCCGTAACTCTGGTTTTGGAAAGATAG